Genomic segment of Deltaproteobacteria bacterium:
TGCAGCCAACCTTGGATGGACGCTGCCTTTGGAAGTGCCCATCAATATTGATCCAAAATTCAAGAAAATGTTTTATACCTGCGGTTCCGGATATAGAGCCATCCGAAACAAATTTTACAGCATGTCTGGGCGTTAATTTACTAAACGATGATCACTGCTGCCCTGCTTCCTTTAGTGTAAAGAAATCATAGATGTAAAGGAACACGCCTAAAGAGAAGCATACACCTGCTGCAAAGAATACAAGATACCAGAGATGCATGTATGATTGTGTGGTAAGGTAATCAAACCCAAGCACCCTCTGTAAATACACCTGTATAATCCCAGCTATTGTCAGAGCAAGCACCATCATAATCATAAAAAACACTGTTATATATAACACCGCAAACCCCTTGCTTTGGTTAAAATTCTTCAATCCTTTTATCTGTGGAACTATGAGATATACAAGGGTGATCACCAGCATGACATAAGCACCGAAGAACGAAAAATGCCCGTGTGCTGCTGTAACCTGCGTTCCATGTACCCACTTATTTATTTGAGGCAGGGTTATTGCAAATCCCCATACGCCCGCTCCAAAAAAATGCATGATAGTTCCAGCAACAGCCCAATTCATCGCAAGCCTGTTTTTTATCTCAAGATGTTTTTCTCTTACCATCCTTAATGTATCAAAAACCATGAATAAAATGGGCAGCGGTTCAAGTGCGCTGAATATGGCTCCAAACCACAACCAATAAGCCGGTGTGCCAATCCAGTAGTAATGATGTCCTGTGCCTGTTATACCTGTAAATAGAACCAGTCCAACTTCAACATACAGCCATTTCTCCACAACATCCCTTTCAACGCCTGTTAGCTTCATCATAACAAACGCAACTAAAGCCGCAGCAATAAGTTCCCACGCCCCTTCTACCCAGAGATGAATGACCCACCACCAGAAAAAGTACTGGGTAGATAGATTTTTCATGAAGAACATCCCGAATAAGAACATGACCGCGAGTGCAGTAAGCCCTGCTATAAGAACACCCTGGATAGCTGTCCATTTTTTACTTTTGATAACCGTCATAAGGATATTGTAAAGGAATATCAATGCTGCAATAACTATACCCACCTTTATGACAAACGGCTGTTCTGTAAACGGCATACCCCATGTCCATCCGAGTAAATAGCCGACTATAGCCGATACCCCAATAATCGCAAAAAGCCAGAACTGTATATATGCAAGTTTAGGACTGTACAGCTCGGTTTCGGACTCCTCCGGTATCATGTAGTATGTTCCGCCCATGAACCCAGATAATAACCACACAATAAGCAGGTTTATGTGTATCTCTCTGCTTGTATTGAACGGCAGAATATGCATCAATGGATCAAAATTCCATGCATATTTTGCAGCAGTAAGAATGCCAAAGATTACCTGTAAGCCAAATAGTATTGTGGCAAGGATAAAATATGGATAAGCAACCTTTTGTGTTGAGTATTTCATGTTACCTCCTTTATTTCAAATTTGAAAGATACTCAGCAAGCTCATTGAGCTGCGAATCGGATAGGTTTTTGAATGAAGGCATTATCGAACTTGGATAATGATATGCCGGTTCTGTGATCTGCTCTCCAATCCATTGCCTGCTCCTCCTTGAGCCGACATGACTAAGATCAGGACCCACACTCCCGCCTATACCATTGATCTTATGACATGCTGCACAGCCATAGTTGCGGAATAGTAATCTGCCCTGTTCTGTACCGTGACCCGCCGATGCATTTGTTTGAATGATTTCCGGTTTTGGCGGCCAGTTATTGGTATTGATTTTTGAAACCCATTGAAGGAACGCTACAAGCTCGTTGATCTCTTGATCCGTAAGATGCTGATTGGGCATTTGCCTTGGTTCCGGCATTACCTTTCTTGGATCTTTAAGGAATTCTTTTAACCAGTCTGCCGATCTTAATGCGCCCTCTTTTGTAAGGTCGGGTGCATAATAACCTCCAATCCCGAGTATCGTATGACAGTCATTGCAGTTGTGTCTCTGCCACACCCATTTGCCTGCAGCTACTTCAGGGGTTAAATCACCGGCATTTGTTCTATCCGGTATCTGCTTAAGCGTGTCATAAGTAAGGGCTAAAAAGATAATAGTAGATATTAATGTACCCCATAAGAAAAGTTTCTTTGAAGTAGATTTCTGCATATATACCTCCTATAAAATTTAATTCTACTTATATACCTGCAATAAACCGGGTGTATGATCCCCATCATATAACCATATAGTGCTTGCGTAAAGAACTATGATTATGCTAAATAAAAAAAATCAAAAGAAGCAGAGGAATTAAAATATGAGACATTTTAAAATGTTTGGTACCTTTATCTTGGCAGTCGGGCTTTCCCTGTTTATCAGCTGCGGCAAAAGTAGCTCCGGAACCCCCACTATGGTAGGTTGTAATCCCATTTCTGTTGATAGCTGTTTTTTGCCATTCCCGTCTTTTTACTATTTGGTTAAGGACACTTCTACTGCAACAGGATGGAGGGTAAATTATCCATCCGGCGTTTTGCCTGTAAATAACAAGGGCGTGCCGCTTGATCCCTCACCGTTTAACCATGCGGATGGATTCAGCCCTGCAA
This window contains:
- a CDS encoding cbb3-type cytochrome c oxidase subunit I produces the protein MKYSTQKVAYPYFILATILFGLQVIFGILTAAKYAWNFDPLMHILPFNTSREIHINLLIVWLLSGFMGGTYYMIPEESETELYSPKLAYIQFWLFAIIGVSAIVGYLLGWTWGMPFTEQPFVIKVGIVIAALIFLYNILMTVIKSKKWTAIQGVLIAGLTALAVMFLFGMFFMKNLSTQYFFWWWVIHLWVEGAWELIAAALVAFVMMKLTGVERDVVEKWLYVEVGLVLFTGITGTGHHYYWIGTPAYWLWFGAIFSALEPLPILFMVFDTLRMVREKHLEIKNRLAMNWAVAGTIMHFFGAGVWGFAITLPQINKWVHGTQVTAAHGHFSFFGAYVMLVITLVYLIVPQIKGLKNFNQSKGFAVLYITVFFMIMMVLALTIAGIIQVYLQRVLGFDYLTTQSYMHLWYLVFFAAGVCFSLGVFLYIYDFFTLKEAGQQ
- a CDS encoding cytochrome c, with the protein product MQKSTSKKLFLWGTLISTIIFLALTYDTLKQIPDRTNAGDLTPEVAAGKWVWQRHNCNDCHTILGIGGYYAPDLTKEGALRSADWLKEFLKDPRKVMPEPRQMPNQHLTDQEINELVAFLQWVSKINTNNWPPKPEIIQTNASAGHGTEQGRLLFRNYGCAACHKINGIGGSVGPDLSHVGSRRSRQWIGEQITEPAYHYPSSIMPSFKNLSDSQLNELAEYLSNLK